GCTGTCATCCTGCCAGTTGGACGTGAAGTGGTCCCTGCGCTTAAGCACTGCGGCAGCATCCAGTGTCCGCGTGACGGCCTCCTTGGCACCCGGCGCCGTCTGCGCGGAGTGCAGCGCCGTTCCGGGCCGAAGCAGGGCCTTTGACGGCATGCATGCCCAGTAGGAGCACTCGCCGCCCACCAATTCCGCCTCCACCAGCACCACGGAAAGGCCGCCCTGGACGGCGCGGTCCGCAACGTTTTCCCCCGCGGCGCCGGCGCCGATCACCACAACGTCAAATTCCTGCTTCACAGGCTCGGGCATCATGGGGACAGCCTACGCCCGGGAGGTGCGGACGTGGGTCAACGCAAAAGGTCCGCACCGGCGAACCGGTGCGGACCTTATTGGTGCGCCCAAAGGGATTCGAACCCCTGACCTTCTGTTCCGTAGACAGACGCTCTATCCAGCTGAGCTATGGGCGCATTCCGTGTTCCTGGAGAAGAACCGCTCTCCCTGAACCTCGAATTACTTTACGCGAGGGTTGGCTGGGATGCCAAATCGAAGAGCGTGTAATCTCGGCTACTAGACCGGTATAGGTGACCTTCGTCACTTTGTCGTAGAATTTCAGCCTGAAGTTCCTTGATTTCCCGCGGAATTCTATTTCTGTGACCTCAAATCGTCAGCTGACGTCCGAAAAACGGCAGTGGTCCGGACCATAACATTTAGGACACACCGATGAACCCGAGGAAGGGAACCGTAATGGGCGATCTGGCACAGAAGCCGCTGCTTGAGAAAGCACCCACCACACATGCCGGCCTGCTGGCATGGGTCGAAGAGGTTGCCGAGCTTACGCAGCCGGACCGGATCCACTGGGTTGACGGATCCGAGGCGGAAAACACGCGCCTCACAGACGAGCTCGTGGCTGCCGGCACCCTGACCCGGCTGAACCAGGAACTGTTCCCCAACTCCTTCGCCGCTTTCTCCGACCCCGCGGACGTTGCCCGTGTGGAGGAGCAGACCTTCATCTGCTCGGAAAACAGGCGCGACGCAGGCTTCACCAACAACTGGATGGCACCGGCCGAGATGAAGGAGAAGCTGCGCGGACTGTTTGCCGGCTCCATGCGCGGCCGAACCATGTACGTCATCCCGTTCGTCATGGGCCACCTGGACGCGGAGGACCCGAAGTTCGGCGTCGAGATCACGGACAGCGCCTACGTTGTTGCCTCGATGCGGATCATGGCCCGCATCGGCACCGACGTGCTGGACCGCATCACTGAAACCAACGCGTTCTACGTCCCCGCGCTGCACTCCCTCGGCGCCCCGCTGGAGCCCGGCCAGAATGACGTGCCGTGGCCGTGCAACCCGGACAAGTGGATTGTCCACTTCCCTGAGGAGCGGTCCATCTGGTCCTTCGGCTCCGGCTACGGCGGCAACGCCCTGCTGGGCAAGAAGTGCTATGCCCTCCGCATCGCCTCCGTGATGGCCCGCGACGAAGGCTGGCTGGCCGAGCACATGCTCATCCTGAAGCTGACCTCCCCCGAGCAGAAGACGTACTACGTCTCGGCAGCCTTCCCGTCTGCCTGCGGCAAGACCAACCTTGCGCTGCTCGACCCCACCATCAAGGGCTGGAAGGTGGAGACCCTCGGCGACGACATCACCTGGATGCGCTTCGGCAAGGAAGGCGAGCTCCGCGCCGTCAACCCCGAAGCCGGCCTGTTTGGCGTGGCCCCCGGCACCGGCTGGGGCACCAACCCCAACGCGATGCGTGCCATTGCAAAGGGCAACAGCATCTTTACCAACGTCGCCCTCACTGACGACGGCGGCGTGTGGTGGGAGGGCATGACCGAGGAAGTGCCCGCGCACCTCACCGACTGGCAGGGCAACTCCTGGACTCCGGATTCGGACACGCCTGCTGCGCACCCGAACTCCCGCTTCTGCACCCCGATCGACCAGATCGACATGCTGGCCGAGGAGTACCACAGCCCCAATGGTGTGGAGCTCTCCGCCATCCTGTTCGGCGGCCGCCGCAAGACCACCATTCCGCTGGTCACCGAGGCGCGCAGCTGGTCCAACGGCATCTTCATGGGAGCAACCCTGTCCTCGGAAACCACTGCAGCAGCAGCCGGTGCCGTAGGCGTGGTGCGTCGGGATCCCATGGCCATGCTGCCCTTCATCGGCTACGACGCCGGCGACTACCTGAACCACTGGGTCAACCTCTCCGCAAAGGCCAACCCGGAGCGCCTGCCCAAGATCTTCCTGGTCAACTGGTTCCGCCGGAACTCCGAAGGCGGCTTCGCATGGCCCGGCTTCGGCGACAACGCCCGCGTCCTCAAGTGGGCCATCGAGCGGCTCGAGGGCAAGGCCGACGCCGTCGAAACACCCATCGGCTTTGTGCCGACGGGCGATGCCATCGATCTCGACGGCCTGGACATGACCCCGGCGCAGGTTGAGGAAGCCGTCAAGGTGGACCCGGTCGAGTGGGCCACGGAGCTTGCGTCCATCGAGGAATGGTTCGCCAACTTCGGCGAGTCGCTCCCGGCGGCACTTCAGTCCGAGCTGGCCGGCCTGAAGTCCAGGCTGGGACAGGCCTCCTAGGAACAGCGGCGTTCCTCAGCGGGACGACGGCGGCCCCGCACCTTTTCGCGAAAGGTGCGGGGCCGCCGTCGTTGGCTTCTAGCTGGCGAGCCAGATGTCCGGGCCGAAGACCTCATAGTGGATCCGGGCGGCCGGGATGCCGGCGTTGATGGCTTCGTCACGGATGTTCTTCATGAACGGCAGCGGGCCGCAGAGGTATAGGGACGCCTCCGCCGGCAGGTCCACCTCACGCAGAGACATGAAACCTTCCTTGGCTCCGGCCGCGGGCTGTTCGAGCCAGAGCTGCAGCTTGGCACCGTCCAGACGATTGACGTCGTCCGTCATCTGGCTGCGCAGGGCCCAGCTGTCCAAGGTGCTTTCCGCGTGGAGCACCAGCACTTGCCGTTCGGATCCGGACTCTGCCAGGGACCGAAGGATGGACGCGGTAGGGGTGCAGCCGATGCCAGCGGAAGCCAGCACCACCGGCCCGTCACCGTCCTTCAGGGTGATCTCGCCGTAGGGGTTGGAGATCTCCAGGATGTCGCCGACCTGCACGTTGTTGTGGAGCACGGGCGAGACTTCGCCGCCGTCGTCCAGTTTGGTGGTGAAGGTGCGGCCGGTGCCGGCGTCGCCGGAGAGGGAGTACTGGCGGACCTGGCGAAGGCCGTCCGGCAGCGTGACCTTGACGCTGATGTACTGGCCCGGAAGCGCTTCGGTGATGGGGGTGTCGTCCGCGGGCTCCAGCGTGAAGGTCATGGCACCGGTGCCGGCGGGGGTTTTCGCGGCCACGCGCCAGGGAGCCCACATCTTGCTGTTGGCCTGGCGTGCGTACAGGCCCTTCTCGATCTTGATCAGCGCGTCGGCCATGAGCCAATAGACCTCGGTCCATGCCTCGGCGATCTCGGGGGTGATCACCTCTGAGAGGTCATCGGCAATGGCAGCGAAGAGGTGCTCGTAGACTACCTGGTACTGCGGTTCAGTGATACCCAGGGACGCGTGCTTGTGGGCGATCCGGGAGAGGACGGTCTCCGGAAGGGTGCCCGGGTTGTTGACCAGGTGGGTCGCGAAAGCGGCGATGCTTCCGGCGAGAGCCTGCTGCTGGTTGCCCGAGCGCTGGTTGGAGCGGCTGAACAGGCCGTCCAGAAGCTCGGGGTGCGCTGCGAACAGGCGCGCGTAGAAGTTGGGGGTGATGGCGCCGATCCGTGAACCGACCAGGGGCAGCGTTGCTTCGATGACGGGGCGGGATTTTTCCGAGAGCATGGGAACTCCTGAGGTAGTGACCGGGGCCTTCGTCCGGCCTTCGTGAATACCTGCATTCCATATGCTGGTTTTCATACCCAACTTCTACATCTTGTAGAAGTTGGAAGCAAATCGGCCGGTGGTGAAGGCGGGGCCGGGGGTGTCAGAGCCCCGGGCGGAGTCCGATCATGCTGAAGACCGGGGCCATTTGGCCGGACACGGGGAGGTCCGCAATGTTGACGGAATCGAGTTCCTGGTAGAAAGCCTCGCGTGCCCGGGAGAGTGCGGAGCGGAGCCGGCATTCGTTGATCAGGGGGCAGTTCCCGCCGGGAGCCACGCAGTCCGCCGCGTCGGTCCGGGTATCGAGCTGCCGCAGGACCTGACCCACGGTGGCATTGCGGCCGGCGTGGCTAAGGCGGGAACCGCCGGTCCGGCCGCGGACCACCTCGAGATATCCGAGGGTGCGCAGCTTCGCCATCGCTTTGCTGACGTGGTTGTAGGGCGTGCCTACGGAGTCGGCGACGTTCTGCGTGGTCAGCAGGGCACCCGCGGGGGCTGCCGCAAGCACCATGAGGGCCCGCAGGCTGACGTCGGCGAACGCGTTGATCTTCATGGAGGCGCCGCCGGTCTAGTCCACCCAGATCGCGGGCTCGCTGGCATCGGCCGCCAGCTCCCCGAATTCCCACGTCTGGGTTCCGGCATTGGCCGAGTAGGGCAGCACGGCAGCGAAGACAGAGCCGTCGCGGTGTTCAGCCGCCACGTGGATGGCGTCCGAGTCCTCCTCCACCAGCAGGATGTCGCAGACCACGGCGGCAGCCCGGAAGTCCTCCCGGTTCTGCCGCAGCAGGGCTGTGAGGTCGCTGATCATGGCGTCGGCATCAAAGTCGCCGTCTGAACCTTCCGCGGCGTCTGCCGGCGAGACGGCCACCAGCCGCACCTCGCCGTCGTTCTGGACGGTCAGGGCGAAGGGCAGGAAGCCGCCGCTGCGGTGCAGCTGCTCCTGGGCGGCACTGACGCCCGTGCCCAGGAGGTTCTCCAGGTCCGTGGCGGTGGCATCCGGCACCGAGCCGCGCCAGGAGCCCTGTCCTTCGGAGCCCGGCTCCGGGGTGTCTGTCACGCTGGCCTACGCCCGGACAATCGACAGGACCCGGTCCCGGACCTGTTCCATGGTGGCGCGGTCGGTCGCCTCGGCGTTGAGCCGGAGGAAGGGTTCGGTGTTGGACGGACGCAGGTTGAACCAGTAGCTGCCGTCGTTGGCCGTGAACGTGCTGCCGTCCAGGGTGTCGATGGTGATGTCCTCGTCCGCGAAGGCCGCTCGGACACGCTCGACGGCGGCGGGCTTGTCATCGACCTCGGAGTTGATCTCGCCCGAGCTGACGTACGGCTCGTACTCGCGGCCCAGTTCCGAAAGGGGTCCGTCCTGTTCACCCAGGGCCGCCAGCACGTGCATGGCCGCCAGCATGCCCGTGTCCGCGTTCCAGAAGTCACGGAAGTAGAAGTGGGCTGAGTGCTCCCCGCCGAAGACGGCGCCTTCCTTCGCCATGACCGCCTTGATGAAGGAGTGGCCCACCCGCGTGCGGACAGCCCGGCCGCCGTCGTGCTCTACAAGCTCTGACACGGCCCGCGAGGTGAGGAGATTGTGGATGATCGTGGGGGTTGCCTCGCCCAGGGCCTTGGCGCGGGCAATCTCGCGGCGCGCCACCATGCCGGTAATGGCCGACGGCGAGACGGGCTCGCCCTTCTCGTCCACCACGAAGCAGCGGTCGGCGTCGCCGTCGAACGCCAGGCCGATGTCCGCGCGGTGCTCCACCACTGCCGCCTGCAGGTCGCGGAGGTTCTCCGGTTCCAGCGGGTTCGCAGGGTGGTTGGGGAAGGAACCGTCCAGCTCGAAGTACAGGGGGATGATGTCCAGGGGCAGCTTGGGGAGCAGGGTATCGCCCAGCACTGCAGGGGTGGTGAGCCCTGCCATGCCGT
The Arthrobacter sp. PGP41 genome window above contains:
- a CDS encoding phosphoenolpyruvate carboxykinase (GTP); translated protein: MGDLAQKPLLEKAPTTHAGLLAWVEEVAELTQPDRIHWVDGSEAENTRLTDELVAAGTLTRLNQELFPNSFAAFSDPADVARVEEQTFICSENRRDAGFTNNWMAPAEMKEKLRGLFAGSMRGRTMYVIPFVMGHLDAEDPKFGVEITDSAYVVASMRIMARIGTDVLDRITETNAFYVPALHSLGAPLEPGQNDVPWPCNPDKWIVHFPEERSIWSFGSGYGGNALLGKKCYALRIASVMARDEGWLAEHMLILKLTSPEQKTYYVSAAFPSACGKTNLALLDPTIKGWKVETLGDDITWMRFGKEGELRAVNPEAGLFGVAPGTGWGTNPNAMRAIAKGNSIFTNVALTDDGGVWWEGMTEEVPAHLTDWQGNSWTPDSDTPAAHPNSRFCTPIDQIDMLAEEYHSPNGVELSAILFGGRRKTTIPLVTEARSWSNGIFMGATLSSETTAAAAGAVGVVRRDPMAMLPFIGYDAGDYLNHWVNLSAKANPERLPKIFLVNWFRRNSEGGFAWPGFGDNARVLKWAIERLEGKADAVETPIGFVPTGDAIDLDGLDMTPAQVEEAVKVDPVEWATELASIEEWFANFGESLPAALQSELAGLKSRLGQAS
- a CDS encoding phosphomannomutase/phosphoglucomutase: MTSEQTTTYDLSASFKAYDVRGIVGESITAEIVEAVGAAFVDILQLEGQTILVGGDMRPSSPEFSKAFANGAATRGANVELLDLISTDELYFACGYLNRAGATFTASHNPAGYNGIKMSKAGAVPISSESGLKDIQALAEKYLNTGAIPAAAKRGLIGVRDVLKDYSEYLRKLVDLSGSRPLKVVVDAGNGMAGLTTPAVLGDTLLPKLPLDIIPLYFELDGSFPNHPANPLEPENLRDLQAAVVEHRADIGLAFDGDADRCFVVDEKGEPVSPSAITGMVARREIARAKALGEATPTIIHNLLTSRAVSELVEHDGGRAVRTRVGHSFIKAVMAKEGAVFGGEHSAHFYFRDFWNADTGMLAAMHVLAALGEQDGPLSELGREYEPYVSSGEINSEVDDKPAAVERVRAAFADEDITIDTLDGSTFTANDGSYWFNLRPSNTEPFLRLNAEATDRATMEQVRDRVLSIVRA
- a CDS encoding RrF2 family transcriptional regulator — encoded protein: MKINAFADVSLRALMVLAAAPAGALLTTQNVADSVGTPYNHVSKAMAKLRTLGYLEVVRGRTGGSRLSHAGRNATVGQVLRQLDTRTDAADCVAPGGNCPLINECRLRSALSRAREAFYQELDSVNIADLPVSGQMAPVFSMIGLRPGL
- a CDS encoding globin domain-containing protein, whose translation is MLSEKSRPVIEATLPLVGSRIGAITPNFYARLFAAHPELLDGLFSRSNQRSGNQQQALAGSIAAFATHLVNNPGTLPETVLSRIAHKHASLGITEPQYQVVYEHLFAAIADDLSEVITPEIAEAWTEVYWLMADALIKIEKGLYARQANSKMWAPWRVAAKTPAGTGAMTFTLEPADDTPITEALPGQYISVKVTLPDGLRQVRQYSLSGDAGTGRTFTTKLDDGGEVSPVLHNNVQVGDILEISNPYGEITLKDGDGPVVLASAGIGCTPTASILRSLAESGSERQVLVLHAESTLDSWALRSQMTDDVNRLDGAKLQLWLEQPAAGAKEGFMSLREVDLPAEASLYLCGPLPFMKNIRDEAINAGIPAARIHYEVFGPDIWLAS